From the genome of Papaver somniferum cultivar HN1 unplaced genomic scaffold, ASM357369v1 unplaced-scaffold_21, whole genome shotgun sequence:
attatcgaatacgccgaacccctatgcatctctatctgtgactaggttctgcttgaaatttcatgccgaactgttcatatacacatataagaagcttttgtgaagaacagttcagATAAAAACCAAGGTTAGTAAAGAGCACAATGTTAACATGAAATTTGGCTGGACCTACGTGAAAGACCAAGGTTACTTCACTTGTAATTTCCCAGAAGATATTATGAAACTAGTATCCTCTGATTACAATCTATCACTTTAATATGATACTAGTCTTCTTAGATATACCATGAGCTACCTAGCCGATCTTTTTACATGATTTACAGCAAAATTTGAAGCATCGGCCAGCATTAGTTTTATGTTTTCGATAATTGCTTGATTCATCCAAAGTACTGAAGAAGTTGTCTGTCTGATAGAGTTTACTACATTCAAGTTATCACTTTCCAAAATAACATTGTTGAGATTGCATTCTTTGACCCACAAAATTGCTTCTTTCATGGCTAAATATTATGCATGCTCACAATCTATTCCTTCATGGAAAGTATCTTTCCCTGATGGCCCAGCTTTTTCCTGTGTAATCTCGGATTATTAGTTCAATAGCAAATTTAGAAGTGTCAAGATTAAAAGAAGCATCCATATTGAGTTTAAAACTATTCACTGGAGGGGATACCAAACTTGTActacttatttttcttttattgttgctaTCAACACAGAATGTTGTAACATTAGTAACAAGTATTGAAAGGAATTATTTATGTTGTTAAAATATTTTTGCATACAAAATTTGGCTCTGAGtcgatcatttttttttcttttattggcTCTGACCATAAAAGGGCCGTGTGATTAAGTTCGCACAAGGCCCTAATACACGGGATCGGCTCTGCATTGCATATCGAACTCTTGCTAGATGAATACGTATTGAGTCTAGCAGATGCACCCGCCTTGAGATCACACACAAATCAAATGGCACCAATTTCATCCAAGgactacaaataaaataaaatttcaaatatttttttcaagAAATGAGGGGTCACAAAACGTCAAAAGCTTCTactgtatataaaatttaaaggCTCATATATATGGCCTTAGTGTGGGTTTAAGTCCTAATTGTCTCAACTACCCACAACATACATACCACTTGGAAGCTACATTCTGAACCACTAACCGCATTTTCATTTCAGCACCTGATTCATGCATAGTTCCAGAGAAAAGACAGACCTAACTACATTGGTATTGACACCTGCATGAGAAATAAAAAGTGTTGGTGCACAGCTATTTGTGGCCGTTGAAGCTGCAGGTGAGTAAGAAGAGGAACTCTCTTTCTGTTTATGACCTCGGTTTCTTCTCTCTGCCCACGAGAAAAGACTGTGTGCGTCTGCTTGAGTGAAATGTGTAATCTTGAAACCTTTTCTTGTTAACATGCATCCGCACATTTGTCTTTCACTTCTTGCTGCTCCCCTTAATTACTCAACTTCATTTCCCCCGATGCCCCATGCATTGAGCACTGCATAGTATCATTATGTCGTTATACAAGGGGGTAAGGGACGttttaaatataaaaacaaaGAAGCAGGTGCCACCGTAGCACAGATTTTCAAAACTCGCCGGCATCAGatcaataaaaaataaatatataaaaccaaagaCGAGAGTTCGTTGGGATGCCCTCCAGCGCATAAAAATACATTTAAGCCATCATATTACATCTTTAAGGTGTCAGATAGAGATGCACATAAAAAAGAAAACTTCCAATCTTTAGAGAAAACTTCCTTACTACCCATCCCTATAACAAAAGATTATGGGGGCATGGAGTGCTCACACCACGACTCTTCCCTCTTCGAGTGCGCGGAGAGGATAACTATTTGAACCTTTGGTGACAAAAACAAAATGTTATGCACTCGAGTGGGCTGAGAGCATGACTCTTTGAACCTTCGTTGACAAAATTAAATAGTGTTAAACGAAAGGTGTTCAGCCTTGGTGCTAAGAGAAAGAACGTCACGTGCTTAGATTCTTTAGATTCCTCCTCTCGCTTATACTATATAAAGAAACTAATTGATGACCCAATTTCCTTAACTTTCATAATTCGATCGTATCACTCATTCCAATTTTAAGATCTATCTTCATTTTCTTATTTCGATGATCACTACATGATGTGATATGTAACAACATCCCATCATTCGGATCTAAGTCTCTAAGAAGCAACATTCTTTCGTAGGTTACCTACTAGCCCCGAAATGCCGTACTTTCTATGGACTTTCGCAGCAAAAGATGGAATAGTTTGAGATTATTCTACCGGATCATCTAGAAATGCAATGTAAGGGAGGAGAAGATTGAATTTATCTCTTCTGCGACGTTCGCCAAGCTTAATCAATTGTCAATTGTTCATCAACGTTGGCCAAATAAATCATCAAAAAAATATCAGGTAAGATGTGTATCAATCTTATTTTCCAGCCAGTGAATTTTTTGATCATCGGTCAGACCGATCATATCAGCACAAATATTCGAAATACCATTACATGCATTACCAGTTTACCACCAATTAATTGTTTAACTTTTGATTTCCTTTAATTTTATGAATAGATTTCACCAAAGTATTAAAATGGATGATTTCGATCGAAGCATTCATCGTCACCATCATTGATCATCAAAAACAATGGTGGTTATGATCACACATTTGTTATGTAGAGAAGATGATttgattattcatttttttttcaccttcaattttttttttttaatttctcaaCAACTAATAAAGACTATAGGCTACGTACACCACGTGGTGTTACATGGAAAGTTTATTTTCTGTCTTAAATATCATttaatttggtttgatttttcattaaactagattaggtctaagttGCTAAGAAATTTTAATCAATAACTTGTCAAACAAAACTACAAATATTGTCTATGAATATTTGGAAACTCCAAAGACTGATTAGTTAGGATTATTATGAATGAATAAAGGACCTAAAATCCGAATATTATTTTCTTGAAAAATTTATCTTTTAGTAAAAATACAAATGTAGGTTGTCTACTTGTCCTTAACGTGTCTCATGGTTTTACTATAATGTAGTGGAAATGAGGTTGATGGAGATATTAATCACAAAGATCAATTCTTGTTTGTGTCTATGGATTATAGCATGATAACTAGGACTAATTAGCACAAAacctaatcttcttcttgttattCTCACCTAATTCATTTTCTAACACGTAAAATGTTCTCCTCTGCATTTCGTACATCAGAATTTGTTAATTTCTGAACAGACGAGCAGATGAGATCATAAATTCTGATTAAAGTTAGTGCTATCAGTATCTTTTTTTTCGGTTTCCTTTTTATTGATAGTACGCATTAGTATACATAATCTTGCACGTTAAAGAAAGCAAGTGATGCTGTAATTTGGAAAAGCCAACTATGCAAGATTATTatggaagaagaacatgattagcGATTAGCTGGTTTGAGTGGACCCAAAATGGGCTGGTTATTTTGAATTCTTAAGTGTCAAGGGCCCAGTATAATATCTCAAAGTACGGATTTACCCCTGATTATCACTGCTGGTGAAGGGTAAATTAGTCAGATGTCACATAATTATTTTGGTCAAATTCAGAAAAGAATGATATAATCAAGGTCACATGATCCTAATTAGTacattttaatcaactttcttAGGAAAAACCGTTTATTTTGTTTGGTTTCAATTTCAAAGAATGTGAGCATCTTTTCCCTCAACAAACTTTAAGAacttctctccctctctctctacACCATCACTGCAAATCCAGAGAGGGAGAGGAAGGAAGAAGGTTTCTGTTCATATCACTAATGGAATCTGCAATAATTTTACAGGTTTTCTTGAAATTGtagagggaagaagaagaacaaaagatggGTTGCACTTCAATGAGCATATCAACATCTCAAATTGCagcagcaaaaaaagatatttgTAAAGAGCACAACAACAATGGTAATTTGTGTCGATCGCATTCCAACATGGAATTATGTCAACGTGCAAGTTTACGGAGATCACATTCCGATCCGCAACTTCGGTGTTCGATTCGTGCAACATCAACAGAGTCGAAATTGAGAACTAGCAAGTCATCAGTGGGTATATTTCATCAATTCCAAATTTCAAGTTCGTTGCTACCAAATAAGGTACGGTCGCTTTTGTTCGAAACGGAAAAAATGAAACTAGTTGAGCATCATGAGAGGGAGGAAGTGGAGGAACATGAACATCATTACGAGGAGGAAAAAGAGAGGGAGCAGGAGAAGAGAGCTAATTGGGTGGAAAGACTTTTAGAGCTTAGAAGCCAGTGGAAGAATCGACAACCGTATGATCAAACAatcgaagaagaggaggatgattATGACCATGTAGGAGGTTGCGAGGCCAATTATGATTCCGAATTTGAGGAAGAAGAAGTGAGTTTTGATAGAGAAACTTTCTCCAAGTTGTTGACAAGAGTTCCATTGTCTGACACGAAACTGTATTCTCAGCTGGCTTTTCTCTGCAACATGGCATATGCGATACCTGAAATCAAGGTACCGCATGTCTACCTAATTTTAAGTCTGTTTAAATTCTTAGGGTCTGACTAGGTGATGGTGAAAGCCATGCAAGAGAGTGTTTAATCtcaaatttggaatattgttacCCTGCCAGGCTCAAGACTTGAGGAAATATTACAACTTACATTTTGTGACATCTTCCTTGGAGAAGAAAGCTGAAGCTGCACTGAAAGTGAAGCTCGATCAAGGCTCCACAATGAGTGACATACCCATCTCCGCTTCTTTAATTGATGAACAAGTACTGGCGTATTATGAACAGCCCAAGCGTCTTGCCCGACCATCTGTAGCTTATAACATTGCTGCATCAGCAGCAACTTACGTTCATTCTCGTGCAAAGGGTCTGCTTTCGTTGGGATACAGTCCTCCCTCTATGGACGAGGATGCGGAGGTAGAGAGACAGATTAAGATGCGAGAGGAATATGGCGGTGAGTGCTCACCTCGAGTATACAAGAAACCTGAGGTTGCAGCTTATGTTGCAGCTTCAACGATGACCACCATGGTGGCTGCTGAGGAAAATGTAAAGCAGGAAGCAGCTAAGGAACTCCAGTCATTACATTCCTCACCTTGTGAATGGTTCATTTGTGATGATCCAAGCACGTTTACTCGTTGCTTCATCATTCAGGTATTTCAACTTCTTGGTGTTTCAGATTCTGATGATTGTAATGCAAAGACAATGGCATATTATAATGCTAGCATGATGTATAGATCTACCTGAATGATGCCCTGTTTACTTTACTCACGCCGTTATCACTTAAAATGCAGGGTTCAGACTCGCTGGCATCTTGGCAGGCAAACCTCTTTTTTGAACCCACCAAATTTGAGGTAAATTATTTTGCTGTCACCTAAATTAGAACCCATGATGGTCGTGGATGATCAATAACTGAGAATCTATTTTAATGTGGATCTTGCAGGGGACAGACGTTTTAGTTCACAGAGGCATTTATGAAGCAGCAAAGGGTATATATGAGCAATTCATGCCAGAAATCTTAAACCACTTGAGAACATATGGAGATCTCGCGAAAATTAGATTCATTGGTCATTCCCTTGGAGGAAGCCTATCACTCCTGGTCAACCTAATGCTTTTATCCAGAGGGGTACTGGAATCATCAACTCTACTACCAGTTGTCACCTTTGGCTCTCCATCTGTATTCTGCGGAGGTCACCGTGTCCTCGAAGAATTGGGATTGGATGAGAATCATGTTCATTCTGTTATGATGCACAGAGATATTGTGCCAAGAGCCTTCTCTTGCAACTACCCTAACCATGTGGCACAAGTACTAAAGCGTCTCAATGGAACCTTCCGTTCCCATCCTTGCCTCAATAAAAATGTAAGTTTTCTCTGGACCTTCTTTTATCCTACTTCCTAACCTACCCGAAGCATAGTGTCACAGATAAAACAGCAGGTTGCTGAAAAAAACTAAGACTAACAGATGAATTGCCGAAACAAGACATCTTGCACCAGAATTCAGACTGAAGATTTCAGTTTATTTTGCTAACTGTTGTACCATATTTGTTGTTGTCTGTGCAGAAAATGTTGTATACTCCGTTGGGTCAGTTATTCATTCTACAACCAGATGAGAAACTATCTCCCTCACACCCTCTACTGCCACCTGGGGGAGCCTTATATGCCTTGGACAAGACTCAATGTGGTTCACATTTGGGCATAAAAAGTGCCTTAAAAGCTTTTCTCAATTCTCCTCATCCATTAGAGACTTTGAGTGATCCTACAGCTTACGGTTCAGAAGGAACAATTCTAAGAGATCACGACTCGAGCAATTACATGAAGGCTATGAATGGTGTTCTCCGCCAACGAACGAAGCTTGTGGTAAGAAAGTCCAGGAAGGAGAGACTACACTATTTGTGGCCACTTCTGACAACTTCACAATCATGGAGACATCAACAACATTTGGAGAGTCCTGATTTGATCACTAAAGAAGTTATTAGTGGGGCATGAAGAGTCAagatatatgtaaaaaaaaatcttctaatGTCCTGTAAAGGGTTGTTGTTGAGACATTTCTATGATGGGTTGGAACCACTTGGTTCTCTACTTCTAGATTTCATGTACATGTGTCTCATAACTTCTCATCATGTGTCATCTGGTTCTCTTGTTAATATTActtttcagagaaaaaaaaaagatttacaaaCCTAATAAGTTTTACAAATCCTTTTGGCAAATTACTGTTCCTTCAATCAGACCCATTAGGCTTTATGGCAAAAATTCTGGTGGACAAACTCCGTAGAAGTCGGAAGTTTATTAAGATTCCCGGAGTAAAAGTTACAAGCAAAATGTTTTTATTTAACAAGAGGTAACATTTTTGCTTCAAGAAATTGTTTTGGAATTGTGTGGTcaaactaatttttgaaaattgaaaagTTAGAGTCGAAAAGTTAATTTTTTATAAAGCAAAATAGTTTTAGCTTCTGATTTCAGCTTCTGACTTCAACGTATCGGAAAATAGTTTCTGATTTCGGCTTCTGACTTCAACGTATGGGAAAACGGAGAACAGACATATGATGAGTAGCCAAAGCACCTAGCAAACTTTGGTTAACAACATTTCTACCTGGTTGATAAATCAATAACAATAATATTAACATTCAGTGCACATATCAAGAACGTAGGTAATCTGTCCTTAAATACACAATAATACTCGGTAGTTACAGCTACTAATTTCCTTTTTCAAGTTGCCATAATTTCCATGCGCCATGCTCTAAGGATGAGGTGGAAATGGAGGTGGGGGTACTGCTAACTTTAAACCATCAGCTACTTGAACCGCTTGtttcaggttcacagacttgcaTAGGACACCAACAGTTTGCCACGCCTTTCTGAGTTCTGTATGATAAGCTTTATCAGCAGCCTTCTGCAATGATTCCATGAAACTCCGGTGGTACTGCTTGTAAAAACTCTTAATCTCACGTGCGTCAGTCTTTTTCACTCTTCCCATTAAGGTGGGTACGTCTTCCTGTAAAAGGGTGACAAGAGATCGGACTGTCAACATAAAGAAAGTAAAAGAACTTCATAAAGTGCAAGATATCGAATTGCACATGCAGAGATCAAGCAGGTTACTTTTTCTCACACAACCTACATTTCTAAGAAATGGTAATTGACGGTGTTTTTCAGCAAGTTAATAGGCGTATATTATTAGGCAGTGATTGTGTCTAGAAGTACAGAAATCCTGGTAAATCTATGGAGATGAGTGAAACCTATGCTGCTCTCCTCTAGCATTATGGTTTATGCACGCCCTTTATTAGACCTGAGTCACCTGATAGTGTAAATAGGAGCTCTTCTAGCATGCTAATCTTTTGACAGCTAATCTTCCGATCATTAAGGGTACAAAGAACGGCAAGTATATGCTAATAGTGAATTGTACAAGTAAATAGATTGATTGACAGAAAAAGAAGAACGCTCACCTTTTCTAGACGTTGTAAAAGAGCAGACTTATATGAGCTAACACCTCGTCCACTTGAAGCTGGATCCAACTTTTGAGCTTTCTCAAAGGCATAAAATCGACCTACTCACAACACCAAAACCCCATATCAGGTTCTCCAAACAATAATAAAGAGTAACCTCAAAAGCAACTATGAAGACACTAATAAACACGATCAATGCAACATTATATTAACTTGTACATCGCATCAGCAATTACAGAATGACGAAAAGACATCTTCTGTGATAAATTAATTTAAGTGGTTCTTTTATGAGTACATTCAGTCAGGCTAGCTAGTTATTGTTTTATACGAGCTGTTCTTGGTCTATCTTGTGAGCCTGCACTACAGCGCAGGCCAGGGCCTAAACACATAACTAAGAGGGAGAAGAGATAGCAGTGATAGACAGCAAATGTGAGTCTAGAATTTATTGGATCAATCTCTTGCCAGATCACTTTCATGATTGAAGAGCTT
Proteins encoded in this window:
- the LOC113339757 gene encoding phospholipase A1 PLIP1, chloroplastic-like, whose product is MGCTSMSISTSQIAAAKKDICKEHNNNGNLCRSHSNMELCQRASLRRSHSDPQLRCSIRATSTESKLRTSKSSVGIFHQFQISSSLLPNKVRSLLFETEKMKLVEHHEREEVEEHEHHYEEEKEREQEKRANWVERLLELRSQWKNRQPYDQTIEEEEDDYDHVGGCEANYDSEFEEEEVSFDRETFSKLLTRVPLSDTKLYSQLAFLCNMAYAIPEIKAQDLRKYYNLHFVTSSLEKKAEAALKVKLDQGSTMSDIPISASLIDEQVLAYYEQPKRLARPSVAYNIAASAATYVHSRAKGLLSLGYSPPSMDEDAEVERQIKMREEYGGECSPRVYKKPEVAAYVAASTMTTMVAAEENVKQEAAKELQSLHSSPCEWFICDDPSTFTRCFIIQGSDSLASWQANLFFEPTKFEGTDVLVHRGIYEAAKGIYEQFMPEILNHLRTYGDLAKIRFIGHSLGGSLSLLVNLMLLSRGVLESSTLLPVVTFGSPSVFCGGHRVLEELGLDENHVHSVMMHRDIVPRAFSCNYPNHVAQVLKRLNGTFRSHPCLNKNKMLYTPLGQLFILQPDEKLSPSHPLLPPGGALYALDKTQCGSHLGIKSALKAFLNSPHPLETLSDPTAYGSEGTILRDHDSSNYMKAMNGVLRQRTKLVVRKSRKERLHYLWPLLTTSQSWRHQQHLESPDLITKEVISGA